A section of the Salmo salar chromosome ssa05, Ssal_v3.1, whole genome shotgun sequence genome encodes:
- the LOC106605591 gene encoding uncharacterized protein isoform X2: MEEPPVVEAGTKLVMERLTQPVETVEQAVEIEEQPIVTESAAPEEWELGQPEDTQKETHVDDVAACDRKNIPPKKNRMEPLKMDMSRPPKMVTPLTSSQISLQCLECHIIFSDHKSKERHLKQSHPAEYEQCMLGDALFACYVCDRHFTNSSDLMLHQRAHTEKTPFKCPICGEAFSRSSELTLHKKLHFGLYGYTCSDCGKPCKTLTLLKYHRRTHTGERPYVCKECGKRFSMSKALQKHALAHSPEGGGGITPLTKAQLKKSSGTAVVKLSCSMCKATFKTAKTRLHHMKHKHNLCVTAPSSSITLAGQQVKPGQPIITQAPMGQPTFLQMEPLGPLQQVDNIDTEQIRKLIESLGNVRKVNQVVILGQVLPHGQPLALQRLQGKREHLQFRFTQPQFIELKKTGGGETKSMGLEQAKPQCESLEPIITLEPVISVGQMETPLLSHTQEVTYAEHAGLKQTHEGEMIPQQLLGQTGQTVEEENTMIQTVSVEQVFCHSETVELRETTEQSQTVVLEVTPSLIPTLELEQTQTDQHGLMSASSLPTFLFEQTSGQNLMVQEGNMSVPSLIPTVELKLTPLKTDQQEELSTSSLVPTVKFARTPPGQTSHVGETATQMETLQLDQVYSSIGQTQQIGIGQRGSVEKPLLENTENEQQHILENPCEGKKQTSQEQLQTLIDKSASHNALNSREIQPRTQTSEIFPPPSESKKAPQSSQLPVHLMSVQEFVKVRKRKQPKNSIMQGNMQQQTVELKEKPAKRPRATKSHLVVKFGPKEKPKNQNKLPQPSKLLQKGDQIQDMNQMRVSTLPDKKLPLKVGKEKKVKKKNNISKSKIKSPSILCDPHVQQVLQVDEQVHRVKPRKKKVKKQNYVISETYSEQSSAEPISEQEVIAPPKPKKKKQQKIQQEDQPKKTKGQKLSKTGRKTKKPTVEASPISEHMPDPEIKQQSLLLLKGHKQPQLKVYKLDASKAPQGQTDLHQDTHPIHKKKGPKSKQLKMLAAGGKRRVGRPKKNHTALSVLAPLKTTSHSSDTSPTNPKTSRKRKAQKVETEGIISGSHSRRALECKDCGERFSDVSSLQEHKAALHAVESPGLTYTNGNIFEGVSGSDLGQPPLKVTEEVIENSLGQNAFGMQVASDWDMAAEMRGIGLGERGERVSFPALNPSPSLPLVAALVEGGQKESEKSMDKTSEGMESFSHMAPNSTLSYSPPQVQFPYLATSDKVKPLLSENLSPPHLTPIAPLHSCHQTADTKSENQGNMNDTADALIRTVSGFEHLGPIEDEIKEELLLEVDLVTVGDGDQNEGEHQSSPHKDSSPNEGSSLHENSTHENNSTHALSAHAQIENVNRTVTTQNVQTESCPSDPLEIKQEEEEIMVQRREVEKRGVGRKNYTRGRRRGVGRGRRGSATRKSLEGEGMREIEPEKEIDECQVVYQLYSLNNDTEIKDEADVTTLHPGQSSSISLQTEIRSISEQNMLTAPCPSGSCISPLEEDPEDQVVFELESVTTSVVEVLKTEDGMVMKGIAGDQDDRDTGQSPGIILERFLTSRQREAAEGENGVVLMADLRGQEVKVEENISDLVPVPHTSHARHTVQQRGVRMYLVKQENNLVLNDPQVSQGQSQLNVEHSSTRQCIFYPVKEERELLEEPSQSEQGVPALVVPGEAKLNHPVETLSITNPAVEEYEVNRRAAKLGSEINEYGDGDLDFEQQDTEELVDFLLQNSDEVESEVVECSDPQPDPEAVVMACFHDSQNHASLHSNYIPNNLPTTESQAHSGSMGGSQTGTGYRKPIDYFSNYFGWDAWAEIARCTNKVSHLSNAVTAKEVAEFVGIHIAMGTLKFPSLKLYWQDFTRVPLVADTMSASRFSQLSCKLQLASPTPAGDPTNTQEAGHSRNPDRPKEGDPTRNPLRALHTPVNPTVGTTRGELDGSIHTLTCSHSQIQALSSKSVFAKSTTQTSTVPHSIWQRCGDIPSSQDCFSFKTDPLWRVRPLMDHVQAGCLMLRREGDHGVDQYPLPLTCRAVNNKRPSLHSTVLVRSDGLILDFNLSLDLSNKEATVEKMVPRDGMVYLCKQELSTPAMLEHLLGSGVHGAGKVGGAKGQMGDEFVSSDGRLMLHRYHLGFILSTVGKAQQNMASLVDSFEKAQKAASLNRDLLNLYHSPLSASAPTSWPQAVLWYLTDLALVNSWMQYRQDHVPLPEPLNLMAFRLEVSKALILSSGSDTQDSAPPHPPPQKLHSPGTAPDPGLLQDSPLPDVATRYDGSGHWPEQLGEGEDGRCRFGGCERLSRVRCLKCCVFLCISRNHNCFLNFHSQGSF, from the exons ATGGAGGAACCTCCAGTAGTGGAGGCAGGAACCAAGTTGGTCATGGAGCGCTTGACACAGCCAGTGGAGACAGTTGAACAAGCAGTAGAAATCGAGGAACAACCAATAGTTACAG AGTCTGCTGCTCCTGAAGAGTGGGAACTGGGCCAACCTGAGGATACACAGAAGGAGACCCATGTGGATGACGTGGCTGCTTGTGACAGAAAAAATATTCCCCCCAAGAAGAACAGAATGGAGCCACTCAAGATGGACATGTCCAGGCCACCAAAAATGGTGACACCTCTCACAT ctTCCCAGATCTCTCTGCAGTGCCTGGAGTGTCACATCATCTTCAGCGACCACAAGAGCAAAGAGCGCCACCTCAAGCAGAGTCACCCGGCAGAGTACGAGCAGTGCATGCTGGGGGATGCCCTGTTTGCCTGCTACGTCTGCGACCGCCACTTCACCAACTCCAGTGACCTCATGCTTCATCAGCGTGCACACACGGAAAAGACGCCTTTCAAGTGCCCCATCTGTGGTGAGGCCTTCAGCCGCTCCTCTGAGCTCACCCTCCATAAGAAGCTTCACTTCGGTCTGTACGGATACACCTGCTCAGACTGTGGAAAACCCTGCAAGACACTCACCTTACTGAAGTATCACCGCCGCACGCACACAGGGGAGAGGCCCTATGTCTGTAAGGAGTGTGGCAAGAGGTTTAGCATGTCCAAGGCCCTCCAGAAACACGCACTAGCGCATTCGCCGGAAGGAGGTGGAGGGATCACACCACTGACGAAGGCACAACTAAAGAAGAGTAGTG GCACTGCAGTGGTAAAATTGTCCTGCTCCATGTGCAAGGCAACCTTCAAGACTGCCAAGACACGGCTGCATCACATGAAACACAAGCACAACCTGTGTGTTACAGCACCCAGCAGCAGCATCACACTAGCTGGCCAACAGGTGAAGCCAGGTCAGCCCATCATAACCCAGGCTCCTATGGGCCAGCCAACCTTTCTCCAAATGGAACCCCTTGGGCCCCTCCAGCAGGTGGACAACATAGACACTGAACAAATCCGGAAACTAATAGAGTCTTTGGGGAACGTGCGCAAAGTGAACCAGGTGGTGATACTGGGACAGGTGCTGCCACACGGTCAACCATTGGCTCTACAGCGGCTACAGGGAAAGAGGGAGCATTTGCAATTCCGCTTTACTCAACCACAGTTTATAGAGCTGAAAAAGACTGGGGGTGGAGAGACTAAGTCAATGGGACTGGAACAGGCAAAGCCACAATGTGAATCACTGGAACCAATTATTACATTGGAACCTGTTATATCAGTTGGACAAATGGAGACCCCATTActttcacacacacaggaagttacATACGCTGAGCATGCTGGATTAAAACAAACACATGAAGGAGAGATGATTCCTCAGCAGTTACTTGGACAGACTGGTCAGACAGTTGAAGAAGAGAACACTATGATTCAGACTGTATCAGTGGAACAGGTGTTCTGTCACAGTGAAACAGTTGAGCTCAGGGAAACGACTGAACAAAGTCAAACGGTTGTGTTGGAAGTCACTCCTTCACTGATACCAACTCTGGAATTGGAACAGACTCAAACCGATCAACATGGACTTATGTCTGCTTCCTCACTACCAACATTTCTATTTGAACAGACTTCTGGACAGAATCTAATGGTTCAGGAGGGAAATATGTCTGTCCCGTCACTCATACCAACAGTGGAGTTAAAGCTGACGCCATTAAAAACTGATCAGCAGGAAGAACTCTCCACTTCCTCATTGGTACCAACAGTTAAGTTTGCCCGAACTCCTCCTGGACAAACAAGCCATGTAGGAGAGACGGCCACACAGATGGAAACATTACAGTTAGATCAGGTCTATTCCAGTATTGGACAGACACAACAGATTGGAATAGGACAGCGAGGATCAGTTGAGAAACCTCTTCTAGAAAACACAGAGAATGAGCAGCAGCACATTTTAGAAAATCCTTGCGAAGGAAAGAAACAGACATCACAAGAGCAGTTGCAGACACTGATAGATAAGTCTGCTTCTCACAACGCACTGAACAGCAGAGAGATACAACCTCGTACTCAGACGTCAGAAATATTCCCTCCGCCGTCGGAGTCAAAGAAGGCGCCACAGAGTTCACAACTGCCTGTGCATTTGATGTCAGTACAAGAATTTGTAAAAGTGAGGAAGAGAAAGCAGCCAAAGAACTCTATAATGCAAGGAAATATGCAACAGCAGACGGTTGAGTTGAAAGAGAAGCCTGCTAAACGACCAAGAGCAACGAAATCTCATCTTGTTGTGAAGTTTGGTCCTAAAGAGAAGCCTAAAAACCAGAATAAACTTCCACAACCATCTAAGCTGCTTCAGAAAGGAGACCAGATTCAGGATATGAACCAAATGCGTGTCTCAACTCTACCTGACAAGAAATTGCCCTTAAAGGTTGGTAAAGAAAAAAAGGTCAAGAAGAAAAACAATATTTCCAAGTCAAAAATCAAATCCCCATCTATATTGTGTGACCCACATGTGCAGCAAGTCTTGCAGGTAGACGAGCAGGTGCATCGAGTGAAGCCGAGGAAGAAGAAAGTAAAAAAGCAAAACTATGTAATTAGTGAGACTTATTCTGAGCAGAGTAGCGCTGAACCGATTAGCGAGCAAGAGGTGATCGCTCCACCCAAGCCAAAAAAGAAAAAGCAGCAGAAGATACAGCAGGAGGACCAGCCTAAGAAAACAAAGGGCCAAAAGCTGTCAAAAACAGGGAGAAAAACAAAGAAACCGACTGTGGAAGCAAGCCCAATATCAGAACATATGCCCGACCCTGAAATAAAGCAACAGTCCCTACTCCTACTGAAGGGTCACAAACAGCCCCAATTGAAAGTTTACAAATTAGATGCCTCAAAAGCCCCCCAAGGTCAAACAGATCTCCACCAAGACACCCATCCCATCCATAAGAAGAAAGGGCCAAAAAGCAAGCAACTAAAAATGCTAGCTGCTGGAGGGAAAAGAAGAGTAGGGAGACCCAAAAAGAACCACACAGCGCTCTCTGTGTTGGCTCCTTTAAAGACTACGTCTCATTCTTCTGACACATCTCCGACCAATCCAAAGACCAGCAGGAAACGTAAGGCCCAAAAAGTGGAGACCGAGGGGATCATCAGTGGCTCTCATTCCCGGCGAGCCCTTGAATGTAAGGACTGTGGTGAGAGGTTCTCTGACGTCTCGTCCCTCCAGGAGCACAAGGCAGCCCTGCATGCAGTGGAGAGCCCTGGTCTCACCTACACTAACGGCAACATCTTTGAGGGCGTTTCTGGGTCAGATCTAGGCCAGCCTCCACTAAAGGTGACTGAAGAGGTCATTGAAAATTCACTGGGTCAAAACGCGTTTGGAATGCAGGTAGCATCTGACTGGGATATGGCGGCGGAGATGAGAGGGATAGGGttgggagaaagaggggagcgAGTCTCTTTCCCAGCCCTAAAcccttccccctctctgcctctggtTGCTGCGCTTGTTGAAGGTGGACAGAAGGAAAGTGAGAAGAGCATGGATAAAACCTCAGAGGGGATGGAATCATTTTCTCATATGGCCCCAAATTCAACTCTATCTTACTCCCCTCCACAAGTTCAATTCCCTTATCTGGCCACATCTGACAAGGTCAAACCCCTTCTGTCTGAGAATCTTTCTCCTCCTCACCTCACACCCATAGCCCCCCTCCACAGCTGTCACCAAACAGCGGACACTAAGTCAGAGAATCAGGGCAATATGAATGACACTGCTGATGCTCTCATACGTACTGTTTCTGGATTTGAGCACCTAGGGCCTATTGAGGATGAAATTAAAGAGGAGTTACTACTTGAGGTGGATTTGGTCACTGTTGGGGATGGGGACCAAAATGAGGGGGAACACCAGAGCTCACCTCATAAAGACAGTTCACCAAATGAGGGATCCAGCCTTCATGAAAACAGCACTCATGAAAACAACAGCACTCATGCACTATCTGCACATGCTCAGattgaaaatgtgaatagaaccGTAACAACACAAAATGTACAGACCGAATCCTGCCCCTCTGACCCGCTGGAGATCAAGCAAGAAGAGGAGGAGATTATGGTGCAGAGAAGAGAAGTGGAAAAGAGGGGAGTGGGCAGAAAGAATTACACCAGGGGCAGGAGAAGAGGAGTTGGACGTGGGAGGAGAGGTTCAGCCACAAGGAAGAGTCTAGAAGGAGAGGGCATGAGAGAAATTGAACCAGAGAAAGAAATTGATGAATGTCAGGTAGTCTACCAGCTGTATTCACTCAATAATGATACTGAAATCAAGGATGAAGCAGACGTCACTACTCTCCATCCTGGTCAGTCATCTTCCATCAGTTTACAGACCGAGATCAGATCTATCTCTGAGCAAAACATGCTAACAGCTCCATGTCCATCTGGATCCTGCATCTCACCGCTTGAGGAGGACCCTGAGGACCAGGTAGTGTTTGAGCTAGAGTCAGTCACCACcagtgtagtggaggtgttgAAGACCGAAGATGGGATGGTGATGAAGGGAATAGCAGGGGACCAGGACGACAGGGACACTGGCCAGTCCCCAGGCATCATACTGGAGAGGTTTCTCACCtcaaggcagagagaggcagcagaGGGGGAGAATGGAGTGGTGCTCATGGCAGACTTGAGAGGTCAGGAGGTCAAGGTGGAGGAGAACATCTCAGATTTGGTTCCTGTGCCACACACCTCTCATGCCAGACACACAGTGCAGCAGAGGGGGGTCAGGATGTATCTGGTGAAACAGGAAAACAACCTGGTTTTGAATGACCCCCAGGTTAGTCAAGGTCAATCCCAATTGAATGTGGAGCACAGCAGTACCAGGCAGTGCATATTCTacccagtgaaggaggagagggagcttCTGGAGGAGCCATCTCAAAGTGAGCAGGGAGTACCAGCGCTGGTGGTGCCTGGAGAGGCCAAACTCAACCATCCAGTGGAGACTCTATCCATTACCAACCCTGCAGTAGAGGAGTATGAGGTGAACAGGAGAGCAGCAAAGTTGGGATCTGAGATCAATGAGTATGGAGACG GTGACCTGGACTTTGAGCAGCAAGACACTGAGGAGCTTGTTGATTTCCTACTTCAGAATTCTGACGAAGTGGAGTCAGAGGTTGTTGAATGTTCTGACCCGCAGCCTGACCCTGAGGCTGTAGTTATGGCCTGTTTCCATGACAGCCAAAACCATGCCTCATTGCATTCAAATTATATACCAAACAA CTTGCCAACCACAGaaagccaggctcattcaggatcTATGGGAGGGTCCCAGACAGGGACTGGCTACAGGAAACCCATTGATTACTTCTCCAATTATTTTGGTTGGGACGCTTGGGCAGAGATTGCCCGGTGCACAAATAAAGTGTCCCATCTATCGAACGCAGTGACGGCAAAAGAGGTGGCCGAGTTTGTTGGAATCCACATTGCCATGGGAACATTGAAG tTCCCCAGTCTCAAGCTGTACTGGCAGGACTTCACCAGGGTGCCTCTGGTTGCTGACACCATGTCTGCCTCCCGCTTCTCCCAACTCTCCTGCAAACTGCAACTGGCATCTCCAACACCAGCAGGGGATCCCACGAACACCCAGGAAGCTGGACACAGTCGTAATCCAGACAGGCCTAAGGAGGGAGACCCCACACGCAACCCACTCAGAGCTTTACACACCCCAGTTAACCCTACAGTTGGCACAACTAGAGGTGAACTGGATGGCAGTATCCACACACTTACATGCAGCCACAGTCAAATACAAGCTCTTAGCTCCAAGTCTGTGTTTGCAAAATCCACAACCCAGACGTCCACAGTCCCTCACAGCATTTGGCAGAGGTGTGGGGAcataccatccagccaggactgTTTTAGTTTTAAAACTGACCCCCTTTGGAGGGTTAGACCGTTGATGGACCACGTTCAGGCCGGATGCCTGATGCTGAGAAGAGAGGGTGACCATGGAGTCGATCAATACCCTCTCCCTTTGACATGTAGAGCGGTCAACAACAAGCGGCCCTCCTTGCACAGCACGGTCTTAGTTAGATCTGATGGTCTGATCCTAGATTTCAACCTTAGTCTGGATCTCTCCAACAAAGAGGCCACTGTTGAGAAAATGGTGCCcagagatgggatggtgtatctctGCAAGCAGGAGCTCTCTACTCCCGCCATGTTGGAGCACCTCCTTGGTTCTGGGGTGCATGGTGCGGGCAAGGTGGGAGGAGCCAAAGGACAGATGGGTGATGAGTTTGTTAGCTCTGACGGGCGGCTGATGCTACACAGGTACCATCTCGGCTTCATCCTCTCTACTGTAGGGAAGGCCCAGCAGAACATGGCATCTCTCGTCGACAGCTTCGAGAAGGCTCAAAAAGCAGCCAGCCTCAATAGAGACTTACTGAATCTCTACCATTCCCCACTCTCTGCCTCAGCACCAACTAGCTGGCCACAGGCTGTTCTGTGGTACCTTACAGATCTGGCTCTGGTAAACTCATGGATGCAGTACCGGCAGGATCATGTTCCTCTTCCTGAGCCTCTGAACCTCATGGCATTCAGGCTAGAGGTCTCCAAGGCCTTGATCCTCTCTAGTGGCTCAGACACCCAGGACTCagcccctcctcacccccctcctcAGAAATTACACTCCCCGGGCACAGCCCCAGATCCTGGCCTGTTACAGGATAGTCCTCTCCCTGACGTGGCCACGCGGTACGACGGTTCTGGCCACTGGCCGGAGCAGCTTGGGGAGGGAGAAGATGGCAGGTGCCGCTTCGGAGGCTGTGAGCGACTGTCTCGAGTACGATGCCTCAAGTGTTGCGTGTTTCTCTGCATCTCTCGTAACCACAACTGCTTCTTGAATTTCCACAGTCAAGGGAGTTTTTGA